The genomic stretch TAGCGATGATGGCGTATATGCCATTAATGGGCATTACACCATGCTGGCCACTGGTGGTTCCGGACAAGTATATTCCTATACTTCCAATCCAGAAATAGCTACGGGCGATGGTTTTTCTTTAGCTATGGAAATCGGAACGCAGCTCAAAAATATGGCCTTTGTTCAATTTCATCCTACAGTGTTTTATAGTCCCAATGAGCCAAATCCTTTTTTGATTTCCGAGGCAGTACGCGGCTATGGAGCGGTATTACGAAATCATAGGGGTGAAGAGTTTGTGTACAAGTACGACAGCCGAGGCTCATTGGCCACACGTGATGTAGTGGCCAGAGCCATTTATAATGAAATTCAGGAAAGTGGTGAAGAACATGTGTGGTTAGATTTCAGGCACTTTGATACCAATGATTTTGCTTTGAAATTCCCGACCATTGCGGCCTATTTGATTAATAAGAACGTAGATGTACGTACTGAAATGGTGCCCGTAAAGCCAGCCGCTCATTATTTTTGTGGTGGGGTGATTACCAATAAGTTTGGTAAGACTACGGTGCCCCATCTTTTGGCTGCGGGAGAGTGCACTTGTACGGGCCTTCATGGAGCAAATCGACTAGCCTCCAACTCTCTACTTGAGGCACTGGTATTTGCTAAAAATGCTGCTGAAAATCTCAAAACCAACTTTGAAGAATTACAATTTAACCATGGCGGCATTCCTGAGATAAATTGTAGCTGCAGCGAAATGAAGTACAATGGACTCAAAAAAAATGTTCAGGATATAATGGACAAGTCTGTAGGGGTAATACGCACAAAGCCCCGCTTGATAAGTGCCAGGGCCAAGCTTATGAATTTAAAACATTTGCTACCAAAAAGTGACTACTCCGTAAAAGCTTGTGAGCTGCGAATTATGGTGAATGTATCACTTGCCGTGGTGGAAGATTCATTGCAGCAAACCAGTAACAGAGGTGGTTTTTATAGAGATGATTTAAATGAAAAATCAGAAGTAAAAGAAACCTTATAAGTCATGAAAAAAGTAATGATAGTGGCAAGTGTAGCCCTAATGGTAGCTTGCCAGCCAAATGCAGGGGAGTCGGAAGAAAAAGGCCATCAGCACGAGCACGGAACACAGTCTAAAAGTGAGCCTCACATACACGAGTCCAGTGGAGATTCTAATGTAAAGTTAAACAATGGCAAACGCTGGGAAGGCAATGCCGAAACCACAGAAGGCATCAACAACATGCTTGTTCTGGGAAACAATTTTGATGAAGAAACGCAGGCCTATGATCAGCTACAGGTGGACTTGCAAAATGAGTTTCGGACTATATTTAAAAAATGTACCATGACTGGTGAGGCGCATGATCAGTTGCATAATTACCTTATTCCCCTTAAAGCCAAAATAGAGAAGGTTACTGGTGATAACCTGACTGAAATACGAGATTATTTAAAGACATATAAAAACTATTTTCAATGATGCTAAAAGAACTCCACAGTTCAGCGAGTAAAGTTTCTGCGTTTCCATTGTTCAGGGGTACAGGTATGATAGCTGCAATACAGATACCTGCAAGAGAACAGCTAAAGGAGCACGTTACAAAAATGGAAGCCATATTGCTCTGTGTAGAAGGTGAAGCCTTGTATGAAACAGAAACCGAAGAAAGAGTATATCTAGTACCTGGGAAGTACGTAAATATATTGCCCAACGTGAAGCACTGGGTAAATAGCATAAAGGATAGCCAATTGATACT from Owenweeksia hongkongensis DSM 17368 encodes the following:
- the nadB gene encoding L-aspartate oxidase, translated to MRSESHDIIVIGSGIAGLSFALHCSAFFPLRKIVVLSKALINESNTSCAQGGIAAVMNHLEDSYEQHIKDTLQAGDGLCDKRIVEMVVQKAPEEMRQLMQWGVNFDGNGNQPDLGKEGGHSTNRILHCRDHTGASIIEVLLRRCEEAANIELRKNHFVLELLKNNDLGMACTGAMVCSDDGVYAINGHYTMLATGGSGQVYSYTSNPEIATGDGFSLAMEIGTQLKNMAFVQFHPTVFYSPNEPNPFLISEAVRGYGAVLRNHRGEEFVYKYDSRGSLATRDVVARAIYNEIQESGEEHVWLDFRHFDTNDFALKFPTIAAYLINKNVDVRTEMVPVKPAAHYFCGGVITNKFGKTTVPHLLAAGECTCTGLHGANRLASNSLLEALVFAKNAAENLKTNFEELQFNHGGIPEINCSCSEMKYNGLKKNVQDIMDKSVGVIRTKPRLISARAKLMNLKHLLPKSDYSVKACELRIMVNVSLAVVEDSLQQTSNRGGFYRDDLNEKSEVKETL
- a CDS encoding cupin domain-containing protein; translation: MMLKELHSSASKVSAFPLFRGTGMIAAIQIPAREQLKEHVTKMEAILLCVEGEALYETETEERVYLVPGKYVNILPNVKHWVNSIKDSQLILMK